The sequence CAGCCCGGGCCGCGCCTGGTGGATCTTCTGGAGCGCGGGGATCTCCTCGCGGCAGGGATGGCACCAGGTGGCCCACACGTTCAGCAGCACCGGCTTTCCCCGCATCTCCTTGAGCGACACCGGCCTGCCCCCCTCCAGCGCCACGGATTCGAACTCCGGCGCCGGCTTCCCCACCGCCGGCGGCCCTCCGCGCGGGACGTCGCAGGCCGCCAGGGCCAGGAGCGTGGCGAGGGCGAAGGCGAAGGCCAGGCGCGCGGGCCCCCTCCCCGCCCGTTCCTCGCTGCCCCTCCCCCAAACCGCTGGGGGAGGGGCGGAGGCGGGCATCCGGTCCCCGTCCCGCGCCCCCTCTCTCGATAACGTGAGGGCGCAGCCCTCTCCTGTTATCGGGAGAGGGGGCAGCGAGGAACGAGCGGGGGTGAGGGCCCTCACCGCCCCAGCTCCATGCGCGCGGTCTGCACGCGCGACGGCTTGCCGGGCGCCGTCCAGGCGAAGACGACGGAGCTGCCGCCGACGGCCATGCGCGGCACGGACCGCTCCGGCACGCCGCCGATCGTCCGCGGCTCGCCCAGCGCGCCGTCGCGGGCCACGCGCCGCACGCGCACCTCGGCGGGGCCGGCCGCGGAGCGCTCGATCCAGCTCACCAGGGCGCCGCCGTCCACGAGCTTGACGTCCGCGTGGCCCGCCGGGGTGCCGCCGTCCACGCGCACGGGGGCGCTCCAGGTGGCGCCCGCGTCCTCGGAGAAGGCGACTTGCACGCGCGGCGTGTCGCGGGCGGCGGTGAACCAGGCGATGGCCACGCGGCTCCCGTCCGCGGAGAGGGCGGGGCCGTTCACGGGGCACGCGGGGATCTTCCAGCCGTCCGGGTGCACGGGGCGCGGTGGGGTCCAGCGGCCGCCGTCGAGGCGCGTGAAGTAGATGTCGCGGATCTCGTCGGCGGTGCGGTCGCGGTAGGCCACAAGCGGGCCGTCGCTGGTGATGGCCATCGCGGTCTGGCAGCAGTCGCAGGTACGCTGGTCGAGCGGGCTCTCGGGCGCGGCGCCGCCGTCCGCGCTGATGCGCGTGGTCATGATCGCCGTCTCGGCGGCGGGGTCGCCCTCCTCGCGGCCGGCGTACTTGCGGCCGTCCAGCCACGCCACGCCCACCGAGTCGCCCGGCGCGGCCCACATCGACACGAAGCCGTGCTCCGTGGGGGTCCCGTCGCGGTGCGGCACGACGGAGGGGCCCCAGCTCTGGCCGCCATCGGCGGAGCGGGCGACGCGCACCTCGTAAGCGTACTTCTCACCGCTGCTCCGCTGCAGCCAGTGCGCGGCGATCCCCCCGCCGCTCAGCGGGAGGAGCGAGGGGAAGTCCGCCCAGTTGACGAACCACCCGCGCCCCTCGGCCACGGTGCGCGGCGCGGACCACCGCCCGTCCTCCAGCACGGCGAAGCGCAGCGCGTGCGCCGAGTCCGGCCGCGGCTCCGTCCACGAGAGATAGACGCGCCCTTGGGCATCGGTGACCAGGTTGGGCGCGGTGCTCCCCTCCGGCGCGGGCGACGGGAGCTCGGCGGGCTGGCCGAGCGCTTGCCGCGCGTTCTTCTTCCCGCCCGCTTCGCCGCCGCACGCCGCAGAGAGCAGCGCCAGGGCGACGGCGAGGGACCGGCTGCGTTGCGTGGTCATGGCGGGTCGAGGGAGCGGGGGTCGTACGGAGCGATGCATCGTTCGGAAAATGGCACCGGACCCCGCCGCGGGGCAACGGTGAAACCCGCGGCGCGAGTGGTGCGTACCCCATTTCCGGCAACACACCCGCACGCCCCGCAAACCGGAGAACTTCCATGTTCGGACTCATCGCGCTGGTCGCCGCATCCGCGGCCGCCATCTTCGGATACACGCAGTCCCGCCGCTTCGTCCGCAACCGCCTGCGCTTCGTGGACAAGGTCCATGGCAGCGGCGTTCCCGTGGTCGCCGGGTTCGCGGCGCTGATCGTAGGGATGCTGGTGACGGCCATCGTCCCGATCGTGGGCTTCGGCAC is a genomic window of Longimicrobium sp. containing:
- a CDS encoding TlpA disulfide reductase family protein, with amino-acid sequence MPASAPPPAVWGRGSEERAGRGPARLAFAFALATLLALAACDVPRGGPPAVGKPAPEFESVALEGGRPVSLKEMRGKPVLLNVWATWCHPCREEIPALQKIHQARPGLAVVGVSVDDPGQEEEIRAFLRGFGARYTIWLDPDQRVSSTFATVGVPTTFLIGADGTILWKHVGPVRADDPALNRALDRELGG
- a CDS encoding sialidase family protein; this translates as MTTQRSRSLAVALALLSAACGGEAGGKKNARQALGQPAELPSPAPEGSTAPNLVTDAQGRVYLSWTEPRPDSAHALRFAVLEDGRWSAPRTVAEGRGWFVNWADFPSLLPLSGGGIAAHWLQRSSGEKYAYEVRVARSADGGQSWGPSVVPHRDGTPTEHGFVSMWAAPGDSVGVAWLDGRKYAGREEGDPAAETAIMTTRISADGGAAPESPLDQRTCDCCQTAMAITSDGPLVAYRDRTADEIRDIYFTRLDGGRWTPPRPVHPDGWKIPACPVNGPALSADGSRVAIAWFTAARDTPRVQVAFSEDAGATWSAPVRVDGGTPAGHADVKLVDGGALVSWIERSAAGPAEVRVRRVARDGALGEPRTIGGVPERSVPRMAVGGSSVVFAWTAPGKPSRVQTARMELGR